A single window of Nicotiana sylvestris chromosome 3, ASM39365v2, whole genome shotgun sequence DNA harbors:
- the LOC138888158 gene encoding uncharacterized protein: protein MVTSWLLNSLSKVIADRVLYSKITKDLWTDLEHRFGQPNGAKLYHPQKELADLAQGSFDIPGYFTKIKGLWDELDTLNSNMICSCDYNCGGKQKMFQFKENERLIQFLMGLNETYGPTKSNIQMINPLPTVNHAYSLLIQDENQREKHVNTHFSGDGSSFLAGSPQHTTQLSSGNQFSTQQKNGNVANKGNNVYKGNRNAQICSYCKMTNHTIENYYRLIDFPTNFKFTKTKKFQCHVRGNSAAAMDQTKGANNNITEVKLPNSSKGPLMKSPQVFSKAQDGLYLLEPSITKSSSHSSATVVPLPKKCHSHSVSVSLPISARTKSDVKLWHVRLRSKFEPRAKACVFLEYPTGQKGYKVLDVETKKVFVSRDVKFCEDIFPFSSSSSDIASLLFTSPAPSDNSAPPTPFYSISISHPSSPPSPSQHILTSSSPIMEPTSYSQASSHVGWKQVKQYADGSIERLKAQLVIRGDIQREGIDYTETFSPVVKMTTIRYLLLVAVKKEWTISQFDVSNAFLHGDLQEEVYMKFRAGNHPSELSELKSFLHSEFKIKDLGRLHYFLGMEILTKKEGLIVTQRKFTEELLTEFDFPDLPIVSSPLNLSSKLTADSGPPLASATIYRRLVGKLNYLTHTHPDLSFAMLTLSQYMQSPCLGHFTAALRVLHYLCANPRQGVFLNAKSSFSLLVGLPVVTLAGPLVVSSSVWVDPLSPGNKKNKPLFLYPLPKLNIDQ, encoded by the exons ATGGTTACATCCTGGTTGTTGAACTCTCTCTCCAAGGTAATAGCTGACAGGGTTCTCTACTCAAAGATTACAAAAGACCTTTGGACAGATCTGGAGCATAGGTTTGGTCAACCTAATGGTGCTAAGCTATATCACCCGCAAAAAGAACTTGCAGATTTAGCTCAAGGTTCATTTGACATACCTGGTTACTTCACAAAAataaaaggtttatgggatgagcTGGACACTCTCAACAGCAATATGATTTGCTCTTGCGACTATAATTGTGGTGGAAAACAAAAAATGTTTCAATTCAAAGAAAATGAAAGGCTCATTCAATTCCTTATGGGATTGAATGAGACCTATGGACCAACAAAAAGTAATATCCAAATGATTAACCCATTACCAACTGTTAATCATGCCTATTCCCTATTGATACAAGATGAGAACCAAAGAGAGAAACATGTCAACACACACTTCTCAGGAGATGGCTCTTCATTTCTGGCAGGAAGCCCACAACATACTACACAACTATCTTCAGGAAATCAGTTTAGCACACAGCAGAAAAATGGAAATGTTGCTAACAAAGGAAATAATGTCTACAAAGGAAATAGAAATGCTCAGATATGTTCCTATTGTAAGATGACCAATCATACAATTGAAAATTACTATAGACTCATAGATTTCCCAACCAATTTCAAGTTCACAAAGACTAAGAAATTTCAATGTCATGTGAGGGGAAATTCTGCTGCAGCTATGGATCAAACAAAGGGAGCTAACAACAACATCACTGAAG TCAAGCTACCTAATTCTTCAAAG GGCCCTCTCATGAAGAGCCCTCAAGTTTTTAGTAAAGCTCAGGATGGTCTTTATCTTTTGGAGCCTAGTATAACAAAGTCTAGTAGTCACTCTTCAGCAACTGTAGTTCCTTTACCTAAAAAATGTCATTCTCATTCTGTTTCAGTTAGTTTACCTATTTCTGCAAGAACAAAATCTGATGTAAAGTTATGGCATGTAAGACTGAG GAGCAAATTTGAGCCTAGGGCAAAGGCTTGTGTCTTCTTAGAATATCCTACAGGGCAAAAGGGATACAAAGTGTTGGATGTGGAAACTAAGAAGGTTTTTGTTTCAAGGGATGTCAAGTTCTGTGAAGACATATTTCCcttttcctcttcctcttctgaCATTGCTTCACTTTTGTTTACCTCCCCTGCTCCCTCAGATAATTCTGCCCCTCCTACTCCATTTTATTCTATTTCTATCTCACACCCAAGCTCACCCCCCTCACCT AGTCAGCATATTCTCACTTCTTCTTCACCTATCATGGAACCTACTAGTTATTCCCAAGCTAGTTCTCATGTAGGATGGAAACAA GTGAAACAATATGCAGATGGGAGTATTGAGAGGCTTAAAGCTCAACTAGTCATCAGGGGTGACATACAAAGAGAAGGGATCGATTACACTGAGACATTTTCTCCTGTCGTCAAAATGACAACTATCAGGTATCTTCTCTTAGTTGCTGTAAAAAAGGAGTGGACTATTTCTCAATTTGATGTTAGCAATGCATTTCTCCATGGGGACCTGCAGGAAGAAGTTTACATGAAGTTTCGTGCAG GAAATCATCCTAGTGAACTTTCTGAGCTCAAATCATTTTTGCATTCTGAATTTAAGATTAAGGACCTTGGTCGATTGCACTATTTCTTGGGTATGGAAATTTTAACAAAAAAGGAAGGGCTCATTGTCACTCAAAGGAAATTCACAGAGGAATTACTTACAGAGTTTGATTTCCCTGATCTTCCAATTGTTTCTTCTCCGCTGAATCTCTCCTCCAAACTCACTGCTGATTCTGGACCTCCTTTAGCTAGTGCCACTATTTATCGCAGACTTGTGGGCAAACTCAACTACTTGACTCATACTCACCCTGATCTTTCTTTTGCTATGTTGACTCTCAGTCAATATATGCAAAGTCCATGTCTTGGTCACTTCACTGCTGCTTTAAGGGTACTTCACTATCTTTGTGCAAATCCAAGGCAAGGTGTGTTCTTGAATGCCAaatcttccttttctttgttaGTTGGGCTACCTGTCGTGACACTCGCCGGTCCATTAGTGGTTTCTTCATCAGTTTGGGTGGATCCTCTATCTCctggaaataaaaaaaacaagcCTCTATTTCTTTATCCTCTACCGAAGCTGAATATCGATCAATGA